The genomic stretch CGCCGAGCTCGATCACGTGCCAGCCCGCACCCAGCCCGTCCACGCGCCGCTCCGCAACCTGACGGCCAGTCACGTCGAACAGCGACAAAGTCGCGGCCGAGTTGTTCCGGAGGCTGAAGCTCACGCGCAGCACATCCTTCGCTGGGTTGGGAAAGACGCCACGCAGCGCGAACGCGACCGACCCGCCATTTCCCACGCCCACCGTCCCGGTGATCCGGAATGCCTCGCTCTCGCCCAGCACGCCAGCCATCAGGGCGCCCTCGGCGTCCGCAGACTCGACCAGAACGATCGCGACCTTCGCGGCGTCGGTTGCTTCCGCCGGCACCGTCCACTCGTAGCTGCCGGTGTTCGGCAGACCGTCGGCCGCCAACGTCCAGTGGCTCCCGCCGTCGCTCGAGTAGTAGAGGGCGACGGACTCGGCGGTCACGCCGCTCGGAACCTCCCACATGACCTGCGTTACACCGCCCGAGCTCAGCACGCTGCCGGCGGTGGGCGCCGTGATGGCGGCCTGGCGAACGCGCACGTCGTCAGTGCCCGCGAAGGAGCGGCCGCCGATCGTGCCCGTGATCTCGACCGGGACCTGGTCCCCCTCGGTCAAGACGAGCTGCACCGCCAGCCGGTCGAACTTCACCATCAGGTCCGGAATCCCGTCGAAGTCGTAGTCACCCAGCTCGCTCGGGGCCGACGGATCGACGGGCACCAAGCCATTGAGGAGAACGGACGACACGTCGATGTCGCTCGCCATGTAGGGAGCGGGCGGCTCGACGTACCCGGTCACCCACACCCCCCTGGACGTGAGGTTGAGCGTCCCGGGAGCGAAGTCGAACTCGACTGGCACCGGGGGCATGGCAAACGACAGATTGTCGTAGAACACTCCGGAGCCCACGTAGTTCGACGCCGTATTGGCGAAGCCGAACTGCAAGATCTGACCGACCAGGCTGGGCCCGATCGAGATCGCGATCGAATTGGTGCTCCAGGTCGTGGGCAGGTTCGTCGTGTCGAACGTGATGAAGTTCGTCATCGCGTAGCCGTTGTTGGGGTCGAGCGTCTTGATGAACGCCAGCGCGGTCGATGGCGGCATCAGATTCCCCAGCTTGGCGTCGAACCGGAACACCCACGTATTGCCGACGTCCGGGGCGCCGATCGTCTGCTGCTGGAAGACGTTTGCTTCGATCTGGAACCCTGCCGCGTGATGCCCGTTGTTGTAGTCGTTATAGACGACGAGTTGCTGGACGCCTTGGTCGGTGCTCCCCTGGCCGATGTCGATCCCGGAAAAGCCGGGCCCCCCGTTGGGCGCGGGGAACGGACCGTAGCCGTAGTAGTACGTCGAGTGATCCGGGCTGAACACATTCGCGAACACGAGCCAGCCGTTGCCGGCGAGGGCTCCCGGATCCGACTGCACCAGGCCTTCGAAAGTTTGCGCGTAGGGGGACAGATCGGCGCGTCCTACGGCCGGTGCGAGGAGCAGGACGGCCGCCGTCAGGACTTGGATGGTGGGGAGTCTCATGAGATCACCCTCCGATGGAGTGCATGGTGAAACGAAAATCAACTGGCCCAGCAGCGCCAGGTTCGGGTTCCCGGCCGACCACTCACTCTTGCAACGAGATCCTAGACTATGTTCGGTTACCGCACAAAGTAAAAACAAGCTCCCGGCGATTCTGGACCGCCAGGACTGGCTGGCACAGGCATTGACTTTCGAGACTTTCCGGCGCACTGTTTGTTCGATAGTCAAACAAAGCGGGCCCGGCGCCCGAACGAAGTGGTCCCGGGGGGAGGCGCCCCTGTGGGCCAGGGGTGGCTCAACCATGTTTCCATGGACCATGGGTTCGGAGGCTCGATGTCTTCTGTCGCTGGACGACTAGCCGCCCTTTCGGCCCTCCTCATGATGGTGAACGCCTGCTCCAAGCACGAAGGCATCCTGGCCCCTTCCATCAAGGATCCCGTGGTGTTCGACGACGAATTCGGCGAGGGCGTCGACTACCGGGCGTTCGCCGGGTCCAAGTTCGACGCGGTGGACCAGGACACCAGCGCCGCCAACCGGTACGACGGCACGGCCTCCCTCAAGGTGACGGTGCCTCCCGCCGGCACCCCCAACCAGT from Candidatus Eisenbacteria bacterium encodes the following:
- a CDS encoding T9SS type A sorting domain-containing protein; translation: MRLPTIQVLTAAVLLLAPAVGRADLSPYAQTFEGLVQSDPGALAGNGWLVFANVFSPDHSTYYYGYGPFPAPNGGPGFSGIDIGQGSTDQGVQQLVVYNDYNNGHHAAGFQIEANVFQQQTIGAPDVGNTWVFRFDAKLGNLMPPSTALAFIKTLDPNNGYAMTNFITFDTTNLPTTWSTNSIAISIGPSLVGQILQFGFANTASNYVGSGVFYDNLSFAMPPVPVEFDFAPGTLNLTSRGVWVTGYVEPPAPYMASDIDVSSVLLNGLVPVDPSAPSELGDYDFDGIPDLMVKFDRLAVQLVLTEGDQVPVEITGTIGGRSFAGTDDVRVRQAAITAPTAGSVLSSGGVTQVMWEVPSGVTAESVALYYSSDGGSHWTLAADGLPNTGSYEWTVPAEATDAAKVAIVLVESADAEGALMAGVLGESEAFRITGTVGVGNGGSVAFALRGVFPNPAKDVLRVSFSLRNNSAATLSLFDVTGRQVAERRVDGLGAGWHVIELGGSRLPAGVYVIRLTQGGHTLAARAALVP